One Papaver somniferum cultivar HN1 chromosome 10, ASM357369v1, whole genome shotgun sequence genomic window carries:
- the LOC113316378 gene encoding putative F-box protein At4g10190 — translation MEYFKKLPADITVDILSRVPTETVLECKSICKTWNNLVSNHPSFSKMHLYHLNQAAVDSGKLGFLALTYEIGKSIPKFSYFEIHQSTTPIEKITRMNLTPPFTGAINFLGSYNGLVCFTRCRSLVEQLKGDGIVCICNPITKEYVMLPEINRDCCDTTDQFVSRKTVFGFVSSTNEYKVMRMLLMPEFVEVYIYTLGSGIGWRNIGRFNVGLSPHAPGIFANGVVYLIGTQLGVILTFDLSEEIFCENLSPPLPVYNDSWAYNKIGVLDGFLFYASLLVSQRDYCHDIWLLRKRNVNHDMKEQEECQSWAWNKEFKVDNRELLALTKNDSVLTYKNFKLSVYDTKASTSETLVEFKDRFRKIHPHKNTLVSLKELGEEDTKIMEPVEGDRKP, via the coding sequence ATGGAGTATTTCAAGAAACTCCCAGCAGACATCACAGTTGACATCTTAAGTAGGGTACCCACCGAAACAGTCTTGGAATGCAAATCAATCTGCAAAACTTGGAATAATCTGGTTTCAAATCATCCATCATTCTCCAAAATGCATTTATATCATCTCAATCAGGCTGCTGTTGATTCAggtaagttgggttttcttgCTTTGACTTATGAGATTGGGAAGAGTATTCCAAAATTTAGTTATTTTGAGATCCATCAGTCAACAACACCAATTGAGAAAATTACAAGAATGAATTTAACCCCTCCATTCACTGGTGCCATTAACTTTCTAGGTTCGTACAATGGGTTGGTCTGTTTTACTCGATGTCGATCTTTGGTAGAACAACTTAAGGGAGATGGAATTGTTTGTATTTGTAACCCAATTACTAAAGAGTATGTTATGCTTCCTGAGATTAATAGAGATTGTTGTGATACTACTGATCAATTTGTTTCTAGGAAAAccgtatttggttttgtttcttcCACCAATGAGTATAAAGTTATGAGAATGCTGTTGATGCCTGAGTTTGTTGAAGTTTACATATACACTTTAGGCAGTGGAATTGGATGGAGAAACATTGGAAGGTTCAATGTTGGACTCAGTCCACATGCACCAGGTATCTTTGCCAATGGAGTTGTTTATTTGATTGGCACCCAATTAGGAGTCATCTTAACATTCGATTTGTCCGAGGAAATTTTCTGTGAAAATCTTTCACCACCTCTGCCAGTGTACAATGATTCTTGGGCTTATAATAAAATAGGTGTTCTGGATGGGTTTTTGTTTTATGCTAGTTTGCTAGTTAGCCAAAGAGACTATTGTCACGACATATGGCTATTAAGAAAGAGGAATGTCAATCATGACATGAAAGAGCAAGAAGAATGTCAGTCATGGGCTTGGAATAAAGAGTTTAAGGTTGATAATAGGGAGTTATTAGCCCTTACGAAGAATGACAGTGTTTTAACTTACAAGAATTTCAAGCTCAGCGTTTACGACACAAAAGCTTCAACTTCGGAAACGCTTGTGGAGTTTAAGGATCGATTTCGTAAAATACATCCTCACAAGAACACCTTGGTTTCgttgaaagaattaggggaagaAGATACAAAGATAATGGAGCCAGTTGAAGGAGATAGAAAGCCATGA